Proteins encoded within one genomic window of Halococcus salifodinae DSM 8989:
- the ilvA gene encoding threonine ammonia-lyase: MSRNAEPTVTFAEIEAARDRLDDESVVKSTPVERSTSLDDVTGGEVHLKMEHLQWTGSFKPRGAYNKVSQLVAEGGTERVVAASAGNHAQGVALAATKLGMDSTIVMPKAAPQAKVDATREYGATVELVGQDFQAAMSHAEGLVADDETAFVHAYDDPAIVAGQGTLGIEMVEDCPDVDTVVVPIGGGGLISGIATAYSELSPETRVVGVQAEGAATVPDSLDKGIPQTLDSVDTIADGIATGGISELTLSLVEEHVDEIVTVTDGEIARAILLLLERAKQVVEGAGAASVAAVLSDDLDVEDERVLALLCGGNLDMTMLQTVLVHALTDREQLLRLRVRIDDQPGKMREVSGVIADHDANIQTVRHDRSAPELDVGEAHLVFEVETSGASHARTIIRTIRDHGYEVRHVNA, encoded by the coding sequence ATGAGTCGAAACGCCGAGCCCACCGTCACGTTCGCCGAGATCGAAGCGGCCCGCGATCGGCTCGACGACGAGTCGGTCGTGAAATCGACGCCGGTCGAGCGAAGCACCTCACTCGACGATGTCACCGGTGGCGAGGTCCATCTCAAGATGGAACACCTCCAGTGGACGGGGTCGTTCAAGCCTCGCGGCGCGTACAACAAGGTTTCACAGCTCGTCGCCGAGGGTGGGACGGAGCGCGTCGTCGCCGCGAGCGCCGGCAACCACGCCCAGGGAGTCGCGCTCGCGGCGACGAAACTCGGGATGGATTCGACGATCGTGATGCCGAAGGCCGCCCCGCAGGCGAAGGTCGACGCGACTCGCGAGTACGGTGCGACGGTCGAGCTCGTCGGCCAGGACTTCCAGGCGGCGATGAGCCACGCCGAGGGTCTCGTTGCAGACGACGAAACGGCGTTCGTCCACGCCTACGACGATCCCGCGATCGTCGCCGGACAGGGCACGCTCGGGATCGAGATGGTCGAGGACTGCCCCGACGTGGACACCGTGGTGGTGCCGATCGGCGGCGGCGGACTCATTTCGGGGATCGCGACGGCGTACAGCGAACTCTCGCCCGAAACGCGCGTCGTGGGCGTCCAGGCGGAGGGAGCCGCGACCGTTCCGGATAGTCTCGATAAAGGAATTCCACAGACCCTCGACTCCGTCGACACCATCGCCGACGGGATCGCCACCGGAGGAATCTCCGAACTGACGCTCTCGCTCGTCGAGGAACACGTCGACGAGATCGTTACCGTCACCGACGGGGAAATCGCGCGGGCGATCTTGCTCCTCTTGGAGCGGGCGAAACAGGTCGTCGAGGGTGCGGGTGCAGCGTCGGTCGCCGCCGTCCTCAGCGACGATCTCGACGTCGAGGACGAGCGCGTCCTCGCGCTGCTGTGTGGCGGAAACCTCGACATGACGATGCTTCAGACTGTGCTGGTCCACGCGCTCACCGATCGCGAACAGCTGCTCCGACTGCGCGTGCGGATCGACGACCAGCCGGGCAAGATGCGTGAGGTTTCCGGGGTGATCGCCGACCACGACGCCAACATTCAAACGGTCCGCCACGACCGCTCGGCCCCCGAACTCGACGTGGGCGAGGCCCACCTCGTCTTCGAGGTCGAGACCAGCGGCGCGAGCCACGCTCGCACCATCATCCGGACGATC